A genome region from Clostridium sp. JN-9 includes the following:
- a CDS encoding class II fructose-bisphosphate aldolase, translating into MLVSSKELFKAARKDNYAIPAPNFVDQGSIKAYIEVAEKLDLPVILAYAEAHKEFLSFDEAVYLGKYYAEKARVPAVLHLDHGTTKELIIRAIDEGFKSVMIDASMDSFEDNVKRTREIVEYAHLRGVVVEAEIGHVGGGEDYNSSHNSGGIYTTVEEAEKFVELTEVDSLAISIGTAHGAYKGKPVIDFNRLKEIRNAIDTPLVLHGGSSTGDDNLGRCAAEGISKINIYTDLVTAAFTKAKGTKFNDYYELRNAQAQGMKECLEHYYHVFHTKKFK; encoded by the coding sequence TTGTTAGTTTCATCCAAAGAATTATTTAAGGCAGCAAGAAAAGATAATTATGCCATACCAGCACCAAATTTTGTAGATCAAGGCTCAATTAAAGCTTATATTGAAGTTGCAGAAAAGTTGGATTTACCAGTTATTTTAGCCTATGCAGAAGCACATAAGGAATTCCTATCCTTTGATGAGGCAGTGTATTTAGGTAAATATTATGCAGAAAAGGCAAGGGTACCAGCAGTTTTACATCTTGATCATGGTACAACTAAGGAGTTAATAATCAGAGCTATAGATGAAGGATTTAAATCAGTAATGATAGATGCTTCTATGGATTCCTTTGAAGATAATGTTAAGAGAACAAGAGAAATTGTTGAATATGCCCATCTTAGGGGAGTAGTTGTAGAAGCAGAAATAGGACATGTTGGTGGAGGAGAAGACTATAATAGCAGCCATAACAGCGGCGGTATCTATACCACTGTTGAAGAAGCAGAAAAATTTGTAGAGCTTACAGAGGTTGATTCTCTGGCGATATCCATAGGAACAGCCCATGGAGCTTACAAAGGAAAGCCTGTTATAGATTTTAACAGATTAAAAGAAATTAGAAATGCCATAGATACACCTTTGGTACTTCACGGAGGCTCATCAACAGGAGATGATAATCTTGGAAGGTGTGCTGCCGAAGGAATAAGCAAGATAAATATCTATACTGATTTAGTTACGGCTGCATTTACTAAAGCAAAAGGAACTAAATTTAATGATTATTATGAATTACGAAATGCACAAGCTCAAGGCATGAAAGAATGCTTAGAACACTATTACCATGTATTTCATACAAAAAAATTTAAATAA
- a CDS encoding triose-phosphate isomerase has protein sequence MRKVRTPFLIVNPKSYLYGEESLKLAMAADKLAEKYGVEVFFTAPFADLSNIKAHTKNLIVTAQHMDPLVPGRGMGHVLPESLKAAGAEAVFLNHAEHSLTLTALVKTIKRAKELGIITIVCADCLDEAKAIAKLGPDILLCEPTDLIGTGKTSGFDYIVKTTKTIKDIDENILVMQASGITTGEDVYQTIVHGADGTGATSGILNAPDRVKRIEEMIQAIIKAKNEK, from the coding sequence ATGAGAAAAGTAAGGACACCATTTTTAATAGTAAATCCAAAATCATATTTATATGGGGAAGAAAGCTTAAAACTTGCCATGGCTGCTGATAAGCTTGCTGAAAAATACGGCGTAGAAGTATTCTTTACTGCACCTTTCGCAGATTTATCAAATATTAAGGCTCATACAAAAAATCTTATAGTAACAGCTCAGCATATGGATCCACTGGTTCCAGGCCGTGGAATGGGGCATGTATTACCTGAGTCATTAAAGGCAGCTGGTGCTGAAGCAGTATTTTTAAATCATGCAGAGCACTCTCTTACATTAACTGCTTTAGTAAAGACCATTAAAAGAGCAAAAGAACTTGGAATTATAACTATAGTTTGTGCAGACTGCTTAGATGAAGCTAAGGCTATAGCTAAGTTAGGTCCTGATATATTATTATGTGAACCAACCGATTTAATTGGTACTGGAAAGACAAGCGGCTTTGATTACATCGTTAAAACCACAAAAACCATAAAAGATATTGATGAAAACATTTTGGTTATGCAGGCATCAGGAATAACTACTGGTGAAGATGTTTATCAGACCATAGTTCATGGCGCTGATGGAACTGGTGCAACAAGCGGGATACTCAATGCTCCAGACAGAGTAAAAAGAATAGAAGAAATGATACAGGCAATTATTAAAGCTAAAAATGAAAAATAA
- a CDS encoding site-specific integrase, whose protein sequence is MKKESRHFFQLIKDFLTVYVPRQKACSYNTVYAYRDVLNLLLGYLKETKNLRLSEISFDTITRQTVEGYLDWLEAKRNNSVATRNHRLSCIRAFYKYAAGMDMTVAACSFELEKIPIKKMAKGQIVKYFEEEALKTILCQPNTATKKGIRDLFYMILLYDTAARNQEILDLKVSDIHISAKESHVVITGKGSKTRIVPLMDKTVKHFNNYLRIFHDSQISNDLLFYIIQKGDRQTMSPDAVAKFMKKYGKAAREQNSNVPKDLHPHMFRHSRAMHLYRGGMPLPLLSEWLGHAQLETTMIYAYADTRMKREAIEKATSAISPLRQVHDIRPWQDDDELIKRLYGLQ, encoded by the coding sequence GTGAAAAAGGAAAGCAGACATTTCTTCCAGCTAATAAAGGATTTTCTTACGGTTTACGTTCCAAGACAGAAGGCATGTAGCTACAATACGGTATACGCATACCGTGATGTCTTAAATCTTCTACTTGGGTATCTGAAGGAGACCAAAAATCTTCGGTTATCTGAAATCAGTTTTGACACAATAACGCGTCAGACAGTAGAAGGGTACCTTGATTGGTTGGAAGCTAAAAGGAACAATAGCGTAGCAACAAGAAATCATCGTCTTTCCTGTATCCGTGCATTTTATAAATATGCTGCTGGTATGGATATGACTGTAGCAGCATGTTCATTTGAGCTTGAAAAGATTCCTATCAAGAAAATGGCAAAAGGTCAGATAGTGAAATATTTTGAGGAGGAGGCACTAAAGACTATTCTCTGTCAGCCTAATACTGCAACAAAAAAAGGAATTAGGGACTTGTTCTACATGATATTATTGTATGATACGGCGGCAAGGAACCAGGAGATACTTGACTTAAAGGTAAGCGATATACATATATCGGCAAAAGAATCGCATGTAGTGATTACCGGAAAAGGCAGCAAAACAAGGATTGTACCTCTGATGGACAAAACGGTGAAACATTTTAACAATTATCTGCGAATTTTTCATGATAGTCAAATCAGTAATGATCTCCTGTTTTATATCATACAAAAAGGAGATCGACAGACAATGTCTCCTGATGCTGTTGCAAAATTTATGAAAAAATATGGGAAAGCAGCTAGGGAGCAAAACAGCAACGTGCCTAAAGATTTGCATCCTCATATGTTTAGACATTCGCGGGCCATGCATCTTTACCGCGGCGGGATGCCATTGCCGCTTCTTTCAGAATGGCTCGGTCATGCACAACTAGAGACTACGATGATTTACGCCTATGCAGACACAAGAATGAAACGAGAAGCAATTGAAAAGGCAACCAGTGCCATCAGCCCATTAAGACAAGTCCATGACATTAGGCCATGGCAAGATGATGATGAACTAATCAAGCGCCTTTATGGATTGCAGTAA
- a CDS encoding PTS sugar transporter subunit IIA: MYKRTCEIIKIIYERPNEFDIKGLAQTLGVSIRTVQADIQEINEYFNSKDLASLEMADNRFSIAKTNKSIYETLNTISFYDYRLSRDERLIIEALLLIFTPKHIILLNIAEFMYVSRSTVIGDLKYLNDFLNGYDLSINTQTNTGICLNGSEIDVRGLFISILVKYEYLYSLFSRQEGTKNIKSGDAKVIATEKNIILQNLTSEAEGYSDLQLMEYSFNMLINYLSMAIFRIKSGKHLKDYDQKNTDANNKLVHRLYKLICQHFNIEYNEDELAYLKDFSSNLKYLKKSSSVDESREIVKIQTITRLFIMNVSQALNLPLYRDYELFKSLSNHLERVSASGFKNYTENGEINVIIEKYDDIKKIVTENIDILKQYINRTITNEEISYIVVYICASIEKMKTQTTSCNVILICNSGIGTSQLLKSKLLERFDLNIINVIPKHRLRDSLSCDVDFVISTVELDNVDVPYIKISPQLTDSDFLRMRRMIDDYGHINLVQFAKNDSSDIINKIKPIINNDELLNVINESLNDYFTKIKNVPLSLSNLLTEEFIQVDVEADTWQQAIEKASMNLLNKGYINNNYIQSMIRNVEENGPYIVISEGFAIPHSSIDEGSVGLGFNLIRLKNPVVFNAGILDPIKYLCVINAVDNEKHLNALFHLINLLQISEFKEALNKAETSKDIAKVIELFERRIQ, translated from the coding sequence ATGTATAAAAGAACTTGTGAAATTATAAAAATCATATATGAGAGACCCAATGAGTTTGATATTAAGGGACTAGCACAAACCTTAGGTGTAAGCATAAGGACAGTTCAGGCAGATATCCAGGAAATCAATGAATATTTTAATTCTAAAGATTTAGCTTCATTAGAAATGGCAGATAACAGGTTTTCTATAGCAAAAACAAATAAATCCATATATGAGACACTTAATACAATCAGCTTTTATGACTATAGACTATCAAGAGATGAACGCTTGATAATAGAAGCTCTTTTACTAATATTTACACCTAAGCACATAATTTTGCTTAATATTGCTGAATTTATGTATGTGTCTCGTTCAACAGTAATAGGTGATTTAAAATATCTGAATGATTTTTTAAATGGTTATGATCTTTCAATAAATACGCAGACAAATACGGGTATTTGTCTTAATGGGTCTGAAATTGATGTGAGAGGTTTGTTTATAAGTATCCTGGTGAAATATGAATATTTATACAGCTTATTTTCTCGTCAGGAAGGAACAAAAAATATAAAAAGTGGAGATGCAAAAGTCATTGCCACAGAAAAAAATATAATTCTTCAAAATTTAACATCTGAAGCTGAAGGTTATTCAGATCTACAGCTAATGGAATATTCCTTTAATATGTTGATAAATTATTTGAGCATGGCCATTTTTAGGATAAAATCTGGTAAACATCTTAAAGATTATGATCAAAAAAATACAGATGCCAACAACAAATTAGTTCACAGGTTATATAAACTTATATGCCAGCATTTTAACATTGAATACAATGAAGATGAACTGGCATATCTAAAAGACTTTTCTTCAAATCTAAAATATTTGAAAAAAAGCAGCAGTGTTGATGAAAGCAGGGAGATAGTAAAGATACAAACTATAACCAGATTGTTTATTATGAATGTATCTCAGGCTTTAAATCTTCCTTTGTATAGGGATTATGAACTTTTTAAAAGCTTATCTAATCATTTAGAAAGGGTATCTGCCAGTGGTTTTAAAAATTATACTGAAAATGGCGAGATTAACGTTATTATAGAGAAATATGATGATATTAAAAAAATAGTAACTGAAAATATTGATATCTTAAAACAATATATAAACAGGACTATTACTAATGAAGAAATTTCATATATCGTTGTGTATATATGTGCTTCAATTGAAAAGATGAAGACTCAGACAACCAGCTGTAATGTGATTTTAATATGCAATAGCGGTATTGGAACAAGTCAGCTGTTAAAGTCAAAACTGCTTGAAAGGTTCGACTTAAACATAATAAATGTTATTCCTAAGCATAGATTAAGAGATTCTTTAAGCTGTGATGTGGACTTTGTTATTTCTACTGTAGAATTAGACAACGTTGATGTTCCTTATATCAAGATTTCTCCTCAATTAACTGATAGTGATTTTCTTAGGATGAGAAGGATGATTGATGACTATGGACACATTAACCTTGTGCAGTTTGCCAAGAATGATAGTTCAGATATTATCAATAAAATAAAGCCAATAATAAATAATGATGAATTACTTAATGTAATTAATGAAAGCCTGAATGATTACTTTACAAAAATAAAAAATGTGCCTTTGAGTCTTTCAAATTTATTAACTGAAGAGTTTATTCAGGTTGATGTAGAGGCAGATACATGGCAGCAGGCAATAGAGAAGGCTTCAATGAATTTACTAAATAAAGGATATATAAATAATAACTATATACAATCCATGATTAGAAATGTTGAAGAAAATGGTCCTTATATCGTAATTTCAGAAGGGTTTGCCATACCTCATTCATCTATTGATGAGGGCAGCGTGGGACTAGGTTTTAATTTAATTAGATTGAAAAATCCTGTGGTGTTTAATGCTGGAATTCTTGATCCAATAAAATACTTATGTGTTATAAATGCAGTGGATAATGAAAAGCATTTAAATGCTTTATTCCACCTTATTAATTTACTTCAGATCAGTGAATTTAAAGAAGCTTTAAATAAGGCAGAGACAAGTAAAGATATAGCAAAGGTTATAGAACTATTTGAAAGAAGAATACAATAA
- a CDS encoding DUF421 domain-containing protein, with the protein MEYKLMASLTIELLLGFFALLILTKFMGKTQISQITPFNFISALVLGELVGNAIYSLDVNLLYILYSLGLWTFLVYFIEIATQKKRKLRAFFEDKPSVIIVNGQIDFIELKKSKLDLDELQGLLRQKDVFLINQVKFAILETNGSLSILKTEDSHNIKITLPVNLIMDGEVIFENLNIIGYDMSWINNELKIRGIDEIKNVFLAQWTKEYGLHISLKNDKRLYKYYI; encoded by the coding sequence ATGGAATACAAACTAATGGCCAGTTTAACTATTGAACTTCTGCTAGGTTTTTTTGCCCTGTTGATATTGACAAAATTCATGGGAAAAACTCAAATAAGTCAGATAACCCCTTTTAATTTCATATCAGCATTAGTACTTGGAGAACTAGTTGGGAATGCTATTTACTCTTTAGATGTAAATCTGCTCTATATACTATACTCTCTGGGATTATGGACATTTCTAGTATATTTCATTGAAATAGCCACTCAGAAAAAAAGAAAACTTAGAGCTTTTTTTGAAGATAAGCCATCTGTTATAATTGTAAATGGGCAAATTGATTTTATAGAACTGAAAAAAAGTAAGCTGGATTTAGATGAATTGCAAGGATTGCTTAGACAAAAGGATGTTTTTTTAATTAATCAGGTTAAGTTTGCCATTCTTGAAACTAATGGATCCTTAAGCATACTGAAAACAGAGGACAGCCATAATATTAAAATCACTTTACCAGTTAACTTAATTATGGATGGTGAGGTTATCTTTGAGAATTTAAATATTATTGGTTATGACATGTCATGGATTAATAATGAATTGAAAATAAGGGGAATAGATGAAATTAAAAATGTTTTTCTTGCACAATGGACCAAAGAATATGGTTTACATATAAGCCTTAAAAATGATAAAAGGTTATATAAATATTATATATAA
- a CDS encoding PTS sugar transporter subunit IIA: MYFSEEIAFFNQSFNSKEDCLKKLADEFLSKGLVKDTFFKAVMDREKSYPTGLNINGIGVAIPHTDGIHIIKPQIGFMSLKEPVIFKDMVDDKHEIEVSAIFMLGLLKSEQQIKMLQKLTALFQDEVLLKKIIACKNIHEFRDIIKKANID, translated from the coding sequence ATGTATTTTAGTGAAGAAATTGCTTTTTTTAATCAATCCTTCAATAGCAAGGAAGATTGTTTGAAAAAGCTGGCAGATGAATTTTTATCAAAAGGTCTTGTTAAGGACACATTTTTCAAAGCTGTTATGGATAGAGAAAAGAGCTATCCAACCGGTTTAAATATAAATGGGATAGGTGTGGCCATTCCTCATACTGATGGCATTCATATAATAAAGCCTCAGATTGGATTCATGTCATTAAAGGAACCAGTAATTTTTAAAGACATGGTAGATGATAAGCATGAAATAGAAGTAAGTGCAATTTTTATGCTGGGACTGTTAAAATCTGAGCAGCAGATTAAGATGCTTCAGAAACTTACTGCATTATTTCAAGATGAAGTGTTATTGAAAAAGATTATAGCTTGTAAAAATATTCATGAGTTCAGAGACATAATAAAAAAAGCTAATATAGATTAA
- a CDS encoding IS3 family transposase gives MMKQHNKQFKEDAVKYYIDHKELWIRGCAQNLDIGTSTLSKWIRESKSENGLQVRGSGNYSSDEQKEISRLKRELRDTKDPDFSSKLENILDEQFNPDTPNAVWCTDITYIWTNAGFVYLTSVMDLFSRKVIAWTLSETLEVSCVINTINKAKRNRKLVNPVIIHSDRGSQYVSKEYKKATSKMILSYSKKAYPWDNACIESFHAIIKREWINRFRIKNYRHAYILVFEYIETFYNTTRIHSHCNYMSPNEFEKAYEEVKKSNVTMAS, from the coding sequence ATGATGAAACAACATAACAAACAGTTTAAAGAAGATGCTGTAAAATATTATATAGATCATAAGGAGCTTTGGATAAGAGGTTGTGCCCAAAACCTTGATATAGGTACTAGCACCTTATCAAAGTGGATCAGGGAATCAAAAAGCGAAAATGGTCTTCAGGTTCGTGGTTCTGGGAATTATTCCAGTGATGAACAAAAGGAGATCTCGCGATTAAAGCGCGAGCTTCGTGATACAAAGGATCCTGACTTCAGCAGTAAACTCGAAAACATCTTGGATGAGCAATTTAATCCTGATACACCAAATGCAGTATGGTGTACAGATATTACGTATATATGGACTAATGCAGGTTTTGTATACCTTACAAGTGTTATGGATTTATTCTCTAGAAAAGTCATAGCCTGGACACTTTCAGAAACTTTGGAGGTTTCTTGTGTTATTAATACAATTAATAAAGCTAAAAGGAATAGAAAGCTTGTTAATCCAGTTATCATACATAGCGACAGAGGCAGCCAGTATGTATCAAAAGAATATAAGAAGGCTACTTCAAAGATGATACTTAGTTATTCAAAAAAAGCCTATCCATGGGATAATGCCTGCATTGAATCATTCCATGCAATTATTAAACGTGAATGGATAAATCGCTTTAGAATTAAGAATTATCGCCATGCGTATATTCTTGTGTTTGAATACATTGAAACATTTTATAATACCACAAGGATCCATAGCCATTGCAACTATATGTCACCAAATGAGTTTGAGAAAGCGTATGAAGAAGTCAAAAAATCAAATGTGACAATGGCAAGTTAA
- the ltrA gene encoding group II intron reverse transcriptase/maturase — protein MKDTKKYGKSRQLHKGGYLQENRVELESSVEVHSISSMSKEERNDVNEYSNDLLEQILSKDNMNNAYKRVKANKGSHGVDGMTVDELLQHLKQHGQELRQSLLQGRYRPQPVRRVEIPKPDGGKRLLGIPTVVDRVVQQAIAQVLIPIYEKKSSDNSYGFRPLRSAKQAIEKCRRYINAGHTWTVDIDLAKYFDTINHDKLIRILSNDIKDGRVISLIRKYLQSGVMVNGVVIDTEEGAPQGGPLSPLLSNIMLHELDVELTKRKLCFCRYVDDCNIYVKSKKAANRVMGSITRFIEEKLKLKVNRDKSTVDRPWKLKFLGFSFYKAKCEYRIRVHEKPIKKFKAKLKELTSRSNAMNMEYRFLKLKRAIVGWVNYFAIADMKSIIKIIDEWLRRRVRMCFWKQWKKIKTKHDNLIRLGMSSYKAWEYANTRKSYWRISNSPILSKTLTNKYLKSIGLVSISEIYSTKH, from the coding sequence TTGAAAGATACGAAGAAATACGGTAAAAGCAGACAACTTCATAAAGGAGGCTATCTACAGGAGAATAGAGTAGAACTCGAAAGTAGTGTAGAAGTGCATAGTATTTCTTCCATGTCCAAAGAAGAAAGAAACGATGTTAATGAATACAGTAATGATTTACTCGAGCAAATATTATCAAAAGATAATATGAACAATGCTTACAAAAGAGTAAAAGCCAATAAGGGAAGTCATGGCGTTGATGGAATGACAGTAGATGAACTTCTACAACACCTAAAACAACATGGACAGGAATTGAGGCAATCATTACTGCAAGGCAGATATAGACCTCAACCCGTTAGAAGGGTAGAAATACCAAAACCTGACGGTGGAAAAAGATTACTTGGAATACCTACTGTAGTAGATAGAGTTGTTCAGCAAGCTATCGCTCAAGTTCTAATACCTATATATGAAAAGAAATCTTCTGATAATAGTTATGGATTTAGACCTTTGCGAAGTGCAAAACAAGCTATAGAAAAATGCAGGCGATACATTAATGCAGGGCATACATGGACTGTAGATATAGACCTTGCAAAATACTTTGACACAATAAATCATGATAAATTAATAAGAATACTATCTAACGATATTAAAGATGGTAGGGTAATTTCTCTAATACGAAAGTATTTGCAAAGTGGGGTAATGGTAAACGGTGTAGTTATTGACACAGAAGAAGGTGCACCGCAAGGTGGTCCTTTATCACCTTTACTCAGTAATATAATGTTACATGAACTTGATGTGGAACTAACAAAGCGAAAGCTTTGTTTTTGTAGATATGTAGATGATTGTAATATATATGTTAAAAGTAAGAAGGCTGCAAATAGAGTAATGGGGAGCATTACGAGATTTATTGAGGAAAAGTTAAAGCTTAAAGTGAATAGAGACAAAAGTACAGTGGATAGACCTTGGAAACTTAAATTTTTAGGATTTTCGTTTTATAAAGCCAAATGTGAGTACAGAATAAGGGTTCATGAAAAGCCTATAAAGAAATTCAAAGCAAAGCTAAAAGAATTGACTTCAAGGAGTAATGCAATGAATATGGAATATAGGTTTCTAAAACTCAAACGGGCAATAGTAGGGTGGGTAAATTATTTTGCTATTGCGGACATGAAAAGTATAATAAAAATCATTGATGAATGGTTAAGGCGAAGGGTTAGAATGTGTTTTTGGAAACAATGGAAGAAGATTAAAACAAAGCATGATAACCTTATAAGGTTAGGAATGAGTAGTTATAAGGCATGGGAATATGCAAATACAAGGAAAAGCTATTGGAGAATATCCAATAGTCCCATCCTATCTAAAACCTTAACTAATAAATATCTTAAAAGTATAGGCTTAGTTTCTATATCTGAAATATATTCAACAAAACATTAA
- a CDS encoding helix-turn-helix domain-containing protein, with protein MSNKELCKGKHIIIEDRLIIEYGLDQNYTLKELAERVKKDPTTISKEIRRNRFPVVQYKYVRAIRSSTLLIDLVERT; from the coding sequence ATGTCAAATAAAGAGTTATGCAAAGGAAAACACATTATAATAGAAGATCGCCTTATAATTGAATATGGGTTAGATCAAAATTATACATTGAAAGAACTTGCTGAAAGAGTTAAGAAAGATCCAACTACTATCTCCAAAGAAATTAGAAGAAATAGATTTCCAGTAGTGCAGTACAAATATGTCAGAGCTATTAGAAGCAGCACCCTATTAATTGATTTAGTTGAGCGAACCTGA
- a CDS encoding tyrosine-type recombinase/integrase, producing MKKDCTSLFTTYINEMLNFKVHLGYERKTYEGFLNDFSRYCVQHYPTQDRLTKELVLGWCVQRQSESPSGFRRRIIAVREFGKYMEAIGEKSYILPSCFVGGRSTFTPYIFSDEDLTEIFLEADNMEPSLNSPNSHMIVPVLLRMIYFCGLRPNEGRELLKKDVDLNKGVLFIRKNKSHRERYVPMSKDMHNLCISYNEKLRFFAPESEFFFPNTEGIAYSAKWLTRQFLGIWKKVRGTKCTLRVRVYDLRHRFATTVMMQWLDSGADLYAKLPYLSTYMGHAQFSDTAYYIHLLPEKLLRSHTMDWESFAELIPEVES from the coding sequence ATGAAAAAGGATTGCACGAGTCTTTTTACAACCTATATCAATGAAATGCTAAATTTCAAGGTTCATCTCGGATACGAAAGAAAAACATACGAAGGGTTCTTGAATGATTTTAGCAGGTATTGTGTACAGCACTACCCGACGCAGGATCGACTAACAAAAGAACTTGTTCTTGGGTGGTGTGTGCAGCGCCAATCTGAAAGTCCGTCAGGATTCCGCAGGAGAATAATCGCAGTCAGGGAATTCGGAAAGTATATGGAAGCCATAGGTGAAAAGAGCTATATTCTCCCTTCATGTTTTGTAGGAGGACGATCGACCTTTACACCATACATCTTTTCAGATGAAGATTTGACAGAAATTTTTTTAGAAGCAGATAACATGGAACCCAGCCTAAATTCGCCAAACAGTCATATGATTGTGCCGGTACTGCTACGCATGATTTATTTCTGTGGACTTCGCCCTAACGAAGGGCGAGAATTACTCAAGAAGGACGTTGACCTAAATAAAGGAGTCCTTTTTATCCGAAAAAATAAATCTCACAGGGAGCGATACGTTCCAATGTCCAAAGATATGCATAACCTGTGCATTTCCTATAATGAAAAACTACGATTCTTCGCACCTGAGAGTGAGTTCTTCTTTCCCAATACAGAAGGCATAGCCTATTCGGCCAAATGGTTGACAAGACAGTTCCTTGGAATATGGAAAAAAGTCAGAGGCACTAAATGTACACTGAGGGTACGTGTTTATGACCTTCGCCATCGTTTTGCCACAACAGTCATGATGCAGTGGCTTGATAGTGGTGCGGATTTATATGCTAAGCTCCCTTATCTCAGTACATATATGGGGCATGCTCAGTTTTCTGACACTGCCTACTATATACATCTACTTCCTGAAAAACTTTTACGCTCTCACACCATGGATTGGGAGTCTTTTGCAGAATTGATACCGGAGGTGGAATCGTAG
- a CDS encoding site-specific integrase, producing MNEITIQELINCAIQQLHGFYLCGSTIDSYQNRAFKPISDFYQRKGEHYYRSNLTEELKKLYQEQYTSGDISRKTLNWCMRGIEILQEIHRCGYFEWKVFTKKKENLLSSYYDCILSDFIASIGDVKRINIYRSISQRYFLYLFTHGHDKFINVSCMDIKNFMVEISESRPKSMDDVVVVLKRLHYYLRNKGYTCIHFETVLFAPRVRDKKIFPCIAVGEIQHIAEQVNQETPSGKRDSAILQLGIHTGLRAGDIANLRLNDIDWKNSEIRIIQGKTQEQLTIPLDERACAALIEYILNGRPKSNSPYLFLRSIAPYNKFKDGVSIACVFRKYLKKAGLPHFKGDGRTFHGIRRTLGTEMVLQGVPLTTVSQVLGHRTSNAARQYISLNMDSLRQCALGFDSIGGGVR from the coding sequence ATGAATGAAATCACAATTCAAGAACTAATCAATTGTGCAATCCAGCAATTACATGGATTCTATCTATGTGGCAGCACGATTGATTCCTATCAGAATCGTGCCTTTAAGCCTATTTCTGATTTTTATCAAAGGAAAGGTGAGCATTACTATCGTTCTAATTTAACGGAAGAACTGAAAAAACTGTATCAGGAACAATATACTTCAGGAGACATTTCACGCAAAACATTAAATTGGTGTATGCGTGGAATAGAAATACTTCAGGAAATCCACAGATGTGGCTACTTTGAATGGAAAGTATTCACTAAGAAAAAAGAAAATCTGCTTTCCTCTTATTATGATTGTATACTTTCTGATTTTATTGCCAGTATAGGGGACGTTAAGCGTATCAACATATACCGGTCGATTTCCCAAAGGTATTTCCTGTACCTATTCACACATGGACATGATAAATTCATCAACGTATCATGTATGGATATAAAGAACTTCATGGTTGAGATTTCCGAGTCGCGCCCTAAGAGCATGGATGATGTAGTAGTCGTGCTAAAGAGGCTTCATTACTATCTTCGAAACAAAGGATATACCTGCATCCATTTTGAAACAGTACTTTTTGCACCAAGAGTCCGAGATAAAAAAATCTTTCCATGTATTGCGGTTGGCGAAATCCAGCATATAGCTGAGCAGGTTAATCAGGAAACACCTTCCGGTAAACGGGACAGCGCTATTTTGCAACTCGGGATCCACACAGGACTACGTGCAGGGGATATAGCCAACCTACGATTGAATGATATAGACTGGAAAAACAGTGAGATACGCATTATACAGGGTAAAACACAAGAACAGCTTACGATTCCACTTGATGAGCGTGCATGTGCTGCACTGATAGAATATATTCTGAACGGAAGACCGAAATCAAATTCACCATATTTATTTCTTAGAAGCATTGCACCATACAACAAGTTTAAAGATGGGGTATCTATTGCATGCGTTTTTAGGAAGTATCTGAAAAAGGCGGGATTACCTCATTTTAAAGGAGATGGGCGGACATTCCACGGAATACGCAGAACTTTGGGCACTGAAATGGTACTCCAAGGCGTGCCGCTAACAACTGTTTCACAGGTACTTGGGCATCGTACCAGTAATGCGGCAAGACAGTATATTTCACTAAATATGGATAGTCTACGGCAGTGTGCGCTAGGGTTCGATTCCATTGGTGGAGGTGTAAGATGA